From Kryptolebias marmoratus isolate JLee-2015 linkage group LG15, ASM164957v2, whole genome shotgun sequence, a single genomic window includes:
- the LOC108251263 gene encoding calcium and integrin-binding family member 2-like — protein sequence MGNKQTTFTEEQLEAYQDCTFFTRKEILSLHGRYRELAPHLVPLDYTNNPDIKVPLTLIITMPELKENPFRDRIVETFSEDGQGNMSFNDFVDMFSALCETSPRELKTIYAFKIYDFNQDNFICKADLHKTLNKLTKGELTPEEVTLVCDKAIEEADLDGDNKLSFADFENMISKAPDFLSNFHIRI from the exons ATGGGCAACAAGCAGACGACCTTcacagaggagcagctggaggcgTATCAG gACTGCACCTTCTTCACCCGGAAGGAAATCCTGAG TCTGCATGGAAGATACCGAGAGCTGGCTCCACATTTAGTGCCCCTGGATTACACCAACAACCCCGACATCAAAGTCCCCTTGACGCTCATCATCACCATGCCTGAACTGAAG GAGAACCCATTTAGAGACAGAATCGTGGAGACGTTCTCTGAGGATGGACAGGGGAACATGAGCTTCAATGACTTTGTCGACatgttttctgctctctgtgAAACTTCACCCAGAGAGCTCAAGACGATCTATGCCTTCAAGATCTATG ACTTTAATCAGGACAACTTCATCTGTAAGGCTGACCTGCATAAGACCTTGAACAAGCTCACCAAAGGGGAGCTGACGCCAGAGGAGGTCACTCTGGTGTGCGATAAAGCCATCGAGGAGGCTGATTTGGACGGAGACAACAAGCTCTCCTTTGCCGACTTTGAGAACATGATCTCCAAAGCTCCTGACTTCCTGAG taatTTCCACATACGAATATGA